The sequence below is a genomic window from Coffea arabica cultivar ET-39 chromosome 8e, Coffea Arabica ET-39 HiFi, whole genome shotgun sequence.
GGCACCACTACAGTGGGATGGACTTAAGGAATATACAAGTGATTTCAGAAGGTGGTGGAGTAAGCTAATGGAAGTGAAGGCCAGAAAGGATGGAATGGAACACATAGTGGACATACTTTGGCAGATTTGGAAAGCCAGGAATGAAACAGAATTTGAAGAGAAAGATAGACATCCAATGGAAGTAATTAGAAAAGCAGTCAAGGAGTGGGAGGAATATCAAAAATCTCAACAGACAGAACATCAGATGAGCATCTCAGAAACAGAAATAGCACATGAACAAGAGGAAAGGGTGGGGGAAGATGAAAACATGCTGAACATTTGTGAAGATGTGGGGCAACATGTAGAAGGTCAGAACATGGGAATTGGAATCACAACAGAAAATAATATGAGCCAGATATGTGCAGCTTGGATATTGAAAGAGAGAAGCACTGGATTAGTTGTGCTGGATAATCTTCTAGCTATACAATTGGCACTATGTAAGATAAAGGAACAAGGCTGGCAGTCCATCAAGATCCAAACACCATGCTCTCAGGTCCTAAAATTGATCAGGAATCAAGCCTCAAGAGATATACGTTTAGCAGCTCACCTAGAGGACATAAAAGACCTCAGCTCAATGTTTAGGACATGCTCATTTGATAGTTTGCCTGGTGAATTTAATAGGCTCAGTGTAAGACTGAGTAAATTAGCAACGCACATACATTTTGATGAGGAATTCCTAGATCCTCAGTGTCTCAATACACTTTTGTAAAGCCCAAGTTTGAGCCCTTGCTCATATATTGTAATGTTCTCTTATTAGCAATAAATATTTCTATTGtttcaggaaaaaaaagaatagaaaacaAAGCACAAAAGAGTAGGACATTAGAATTAATTAATCAATGTATTGCTTCCATCGAACACTAATATTTCATTGAATTGTGGCAttcaaataagtaaaataattgaCTATAGTTATTATAACTATTTAATTTACTTTTCAATATCAATGTCAATGCATTTTGAGCACAGTGGACACTTTATATATAAAGACAAGATTTAAGCACTTCTACCTAAAGAGTTAAAATCCATGTTTGGAAACTGTTCAAAAAGACTTGTGGAATAAAATTGACCATTTTTTATAGGCCAGAAATTATTGTTTGAGCAAAAGACTATGAGGTGCCTACTAAACGAGTTCAATTTAAATGTTTGTGAAATATAGATTTGCTACAAGATATACCATGATCATCAAAGAAATGTTAATGATATTTGAACATGTATATTAAACATGAAGCATATTTCGCTGTTGGTTCTTCATCCGTGGTTGCCGGGACCCTTGATTTTTTCATTTGTTCATGCAAAATGTTCAATGGAGAAATGTCGTGAATTATGATACAACTTGCTAAGTGATAAATCTAGTGCTTCTCCGTGGTGTATTGGGGGAGATTTTAATATCATAACGGCCCCCACAAAAAATGGGGAGGCTGGCCCTTCTCAATGGCTGAAGGCGTGGAGTTTCTGGCGTTCATGGAAGAGGCTAGGATTTTTTATGCTGGATTTTCGGGATCGAGTTTTACGTGGTGTAATAATAGGAGGGGACGAACGCGAATTTGGAAACGGCTAGATAGATTGTTAATCAATGGAGAGTGTCAAGGTGTTGCTTCGGCAATCTTTGTTGTCCATCTAGCAAGGCACCCATCGAACCACTCCTCGCTGAAAATCTCGTTTGCTTCCAGGATAGACAATAAACCGCGACCGTTTCGATTCTTAAATATATGGGCAGCAAGATCAGATTTATTGGAGGTAATTCGACGGGCCTGGAATGTGGATATGCCGGGCTCCCCTTTGCGGATTTTGTGCTCTAAACTGCTGGCGACTAAGAGGGGTATTCAGGAATAGAATAAGCAATCCTTTGGGAATATTTTTGATGCGGTCAGGGAGGCGGAGGTAGGCTTATTAAGAGCCGAAGCGGCTGCTGAGAATGATGTCTTTGAGGCGGCGCAAGTTGAGCTACAAAAGGCCCAAGCGGAGTTTAGGAGGACGCTAGCGGTGGAAGAACAATATTGGCGTTAGAAGGCTAGAGTAAAATGGCTTCGTAGTGGAGACCGGAACACCAAGTACTTTCACTCGGTGGTTCAGCAGAGACGGGTCCaaataggggtgcaaacgagccgagctcgagtcgagctttggctaatcgagccgagctcgagttaattttgtgaagctcgaactcgagctcaaaatatcaagctcgagctcgagcttaaaaaaataattattattattttatttttaaaaaataaaaaataattatttatttttaaaaatgaataaaacaataatttttttaacaaataataaaatattagggatatatatgtaattttactattaaaataaaaaataaaaaataaaaaaaaatatataattgaaCTCGCGAGCCAACGAGCTTAATgtttttgagctcgagctcgagctcaaaatcgacttaattagctcgagctcgagtcgagctcgatattgacgagctcgagtcgagctcatattcgagccgctcgcgatcgGCTCGATTCGCGAAACACCCCTAAGTCCAAGGAATGATACATAGAATTAAGAAAGCAGATGGATTATGGGTGGAGGACGATGAAGCGATAGCAAATGAGGCGGTTGCATATTTTTCTGATCTGTTTTCTGGATCCACAAATTCCAAGTTGGGTGGGTTGCTAAACTTAATTCCATCGATGCTCATAGGGGAGGATAATATGGGGTTAGAAGAGGTGCCGACCATGGAAGAAGTTAGATGAGTGGTGTTCGCAATGGATGGAGAAAGTGGTTTTATGAGTAAGTTCTTTACCTTTGCTTGGGACATCATTGCTAATGATGTTCATAGGGCAGTGGTGAGCTTCTTTTGTGGGCCAGAGCTCCCTCGGTTTATCACGTCTACCTCTATAGTGCTGCTTCCAAAAGTTCCTAATCCCCAAGATTTCTCTAAGTTTCGGCCGATAAGTCTTTGTAACTTTTTCAATAAACTGGTTTCCAGGATACTGGTGGAACGTGTAGCTCCGATTTTACCAAAAATTATCTCTCCTCAACAGATAGGGCTTGTCAGAGGGCGGAACACCACGGAAAATTATTTGCTAGCCCAGGAACTGATAACAGGCATTGGTAGGAAATCCCAGAGAGGCAATGTGGCGCTAAAGTTGGACATGGCGAAGGCGTATGACCGGATGTCTTGGGTGCATATCATTGGTGTTTTACGGAAATTTGGCTTTGGGGAGAGGTTTATAGACATGGTATGGCGGTTAGTATCGAATGTCTGGTTCTCGATTATCATTAATGGGGTGTCACATGGGTTCTTCAGATCTTGCAGGGGTTTGTGACAAGGGGATCCCTTATCTCCCGTGCTGTTTGTTATTGGCGCGGAAGTGTTATCCCATGGATTAAATACCTTAGCTCGACAAGTGGGTTTCAGGGGATTTACGGCCCCAAGGGGCTGTCCTACTGTTACCCACCTAGCTTTTACAGATAacgtaataatttttttgaatggGTTTTTCGCTGAGTTAAAAAGCATTATGTAGGTATTGGGGACGTATCAGCAATCTTCGGGACAATTGGTGAATGCTTAAAAGAGTGGATACTTAGTTCATCCGTCAATGTCCCCTGCTTGCAGAAGGGTGATTGAGAGGGTCACGTAGTTTTCGCGGCATGTCTTCCCATATCGGTGTCTTGGATTTCCTCTATATATCGGAAGGTGTAAGTCATCATACCTTGGGGAATTAGGTCAGGCTATGCTGCAAAGAATCATCTCctagaaaacaaaatttctctcaTCGGGGTGAAAATTAACCTTGCTCAAGCATGTTTTGATGTCCATCCCAGTACACTTGTTATCAGCTGCCGTATTACCTGCCTCAGTGTTTAAAATGGTAGAAAAGGTGTGTACAAATTTCCTTTGGGGGGAATCGGAGGAAGGAGTGAAATATCATTGGATTAGCTGGTCTCATTTATGCTATTCGGTTGAGGAGGGAGGAGTGGGACTTAGATGGTTAAGAGATGTTTATGCGGCATTTTCATGCAAACTGTGGTAGCAGTTTAGGACTGGATCGTCGCTCTGGACAGGTTTTATGTGGGCTAAATATTGTAGAGATCTTCACCCATGTCATTGAACTGAGTCGGTATGCCTCGGGGACATGGCGGAGAATGCTAAATATTAGTAGGCAAGTGGAGCTATCTATGGTCAGGCTGATTCAGAAAGGTTCATGTCATTTTTGGTATGATAACTGGATGGAAAATAGCGCATTGTTTCTTAAAACTACGGTGAATCCAACTCTCTCTTTCACAAACTTCATTGCAAATGGGAAGTGGGATGCACACTTGCTCTCCCAAGTTATCCCACTCGACCTATTGCCTTCTGTTTTGCACCACCCGGTCCCTCAGGGGGGGGCAGACTGATGAGGTAGTATGGAGTTTGACTTCATCTGGCAAATTCTCATTGGCATCGGCCTTCGATGAGGTACGTCAAGCTCGAAGTTCTTCGATCGTTCACTCTCACATCTGGCATAGTCGCATCTCatcaaaagtttccttctttaTGCTGCGTTTGTTGCTTGTTAGGCTGCCACTACCTAACATTTTATATAAGATGGGTTTTCAGATGCCTTCGAAATGTCTATGCTGTCATGATGGAGCAAGCGAGACGTTGGAACATGTTTTTTCGAAGGGTCAGATTGCGAAGGAGGTATGGAATTATTTTATTAGCATGTATGGTCTCAAGGGTATAGGGTCAGCACTACGAGCTCGGGTAGTGGCTTGGTGGATGTGGGCTCCGAGGTCAGAGAAAAGGCGACTCATCTTCACGATGTTGCCTAGTTTTATTTGCTAACACATTTAGAGGGCAAGGAACAAAACGGTGTTTGATGGGATCCGGATGTGCCCAGTTACTATTTGCCAAGCCATTATCTTTGACATTACGTCAGGGATAGAAATTCATTTTAATCAGAGACTTGGAGTGGTCTCATTCCCCCAGCTGTATGACTGGTCTGGTCAACAAGCTGGCGGCTTTAGATATCAGCTTGTGCGGTGGAAGGCAACGGAGATGGGAGGTCTAACGCTGAATACGGATGGGTGTTCCAAGAGCAATCCAGGATGGAGTGGTGAGGGGGAGATCTTGTGTGATTCATCAGGCAGGCCTATATTGGCTTTCTCGGCGTTCTTTGGGAGAAGATCAAGTTTGCACGCGGAAGTTCTAGCAATGTTAACTGGGCTTCGGCAGTGCGTAGAGAAGGGATTCGTCGATATTGAGATTCAATCGGATTCTCAGGTATTGGTGGGGATTCTTCAACGACACTTTTGGTGCCCATGGCAAATCCGTCGCGAAATAGAGCATCTCTAGAAACTGGTGGAAGATGTGGCGCGGTTTTCTCATTGTTTCAGAGAAGCTAACAGTGTAGCGGATATTTTGGCTAATGTGGGTGTCACTCATCATCAGCATACGTGTATTATCTATGACCACTTAAGCATGTTCCCAAAACTGGCAAGGGGGGAGATTCGACTAGATAGGTTAGGCATGTCATCTGTTAGGAGGATAAAGGGGGAGAGAAGGCGATAGTGCGGGTTGGAAAATTTGTACTTTTGGTTTACCTTTCATCAATAAAGAAAAACCtagtttataaaaaaaaatgaatgagtgCTTCATTTAAGATTTAACTTTTTAAACAATTCCAAATTGATTACATTTTAATATGGTTTATTAAACATGTCTTTAACTATTAAGCTTATTGAAAATGCCTTAAACccgaaaataaacaaataaagtatTAAAAAAGATATATTACTGAAGTTAGaagaaaatttccaaataaattaaCCTTCAAcgttcaaaaattaaatatgtggAACATATAAaagtataatttaatttttcacTCGCCATATAGTTCTCGATTAAATATAACTATAAACAGTTACAATAAGAAGTTATTTGACATGCGACACAAGTACACCTAAACTAATTAACAATTTAGCTTAATAAAAGTAGTTCTCCAATCAATTAAAATTCCATGATaactattttgaaaattttttaaggcTAAACCCCATACAGGGGCTACCccttaattttattaaaactgatgagaatataaagaccaaggcccattcaagcacatggggaattggaagattcaagtgaagactagttgattgcacgaatgcttgagtttagtaggattatttgattttcctcgttgattttgattatttctcattttaaaaagtctaggtaattaagatagtttaattgcggcccatttgttagtaagtgaggcccaaaatcttccttaagtatgtagggtagtttggtcaagatttggattagggttaatgcttgtaagggctataaatagccccacttcctctttgttttgggatcggtttttgactattaaatacaattagtgagttttcactttctctttggcaagagagctgcctttgaatacttgagaatcttctcaagttattcatccgaacttatcaatcgagtatctccttgattgtggcgttctactacctccaatttggttcgttaattcgagtagttacgggttgagataatatcaactacctccaatttggttcgttactactcgaattaacgaaccaaattggaggtagtagaacgccacaatcaaggagatactcgattgataagttcgggtgaataacttgagaagattctcaagtattcaaaggcaactctcttgccaaagagaaagtgaaaactcactaattgtatttaatagtcaaaaactgatcccaaaacaaagaggaagtggggttatttatagcccttacaagcattaaccctaatccaaaaattgaccaaactaccctacatacttaaggaagattttgggcctcacttactaacaaatgggccgcaattaaactatcttaattacctagactttttaaaatgagaaataatcaaaatcaacgagaaaaatcaaataatcctactaaactcaagcattcgtgcaatcaactagtcttcacttgaatcttccaattccccatgtgcttgaatgggtcttggtctttatattctcatcataaACATAAATAAAAGTAGAGGAAGCATAAACCTTACCTCCAAATTACACGGgaaattccaaaaattaaaggAGGAGCACTACTCCCTTATAATGCAAGTGACAACTAAGTTTTACATATTTTTATTGAAGGAAATCCTATTCTATCCATCTGTGACTCGGCTTTGACTAATCTAGGCAAGTGGGCTATCTGTGTGAAATTTGAGTGATTTGCTCTTGACATCCTGCATTAGCGAGTGCATCTGCCAGTCTATGAGCTTGAGGTAACAATAATTAGTCTAGATAAAATAATGACTTAATTGCATGAGCTCCTCTATCTGTTGCTGAATCATCCATGGGCAATGATCTTTCCACTGAAGAATATGAACTAAAAGCATAGAATTTACCTCAACAATAAAGTGATGATACCCTTCCTCCAAACAGGACCGGAACCTAAATAATAGGGCTTTGGCCTCTGCTTGCACGCTAGAGAGAGTACCAAAATAACAAGTGTAAGCCATAACAAAGGAGCCTAAACTATCACTCAAAATTCCTCCACCTCAACCTTGACTCGAATTTCCCTTTGAACACCCATCTGTGTTCAGCTTGAACGCATTCAAAGCTGGTTTTAACCATCTAATCACCTTTGAAGAGTTTCTTGTAGTATACCTCGACACACAATCGATAAACACATGCCATGAATTCTCACCAAACTGTTTTGGAATTTTGCTTATTTTAAAATTTGCTCTTGCTTCtctaattttcctttcttttttaattttacttcTCTATTTCTTCCTTACCAAAAGAAACAATGAATAAAGTTTTCTAACATTTACAAGTGTTCTATATGTTGTATTAGAGAGCTAAGTTGATAGCACTATAGTActttaaattgttaaaacttctATTCTTGTAATTAATTTTGAATGAATAATTGTTCTAGTTTGTATCAAAGGAACAAACACTTACAACGTGCAACGCACATATTCCTATACTAGTTTTGTTTAAAGACCGTCACAGTTGTCAATCATTTTCATTGTATAATTTAGAAAgtgataatttcagaaacctcctttgaggtttctaacaattttactTAGCTCCCTTCAggtttagaaaataatattgacCTCTCTTGATgcaacaaaatgactaaaatattCTCCActtaattgataatttattacaTGGGAAGGATATATAAAACCAAACGAAAGgggctaaaaaaaaaaggactgaCTAGAATAACTCATCGCGTACAATGCTTCTTGTATTCTCTCCATTCTCTTCTACCTCTTCTCGTCTTCAATCCATTAACACCATCATCTCTTTCATCTACCAACTACACCATCATGCAAACCTGCCATCAGtagtgtttattttttattttttttctctctttcctcGTTATTGTACTGTCAAccgctctttttttctttttcctacgTATGGGTTGCATATGTTCAAGAATCAAAATTGTTAAAACCACAAGTTGAGGGAGCCGATAGAATTTCATCTTCGAATTAGATGGAGATTAAGAAGATAGGTGTGATAGGGAAAATAAATCTAACTGATGGGCGATAGTTGGAAGAGGAACAGGGATGAGTGAGGGTTATGTTATTATGTCTTTTTACGTGCTAAGATATTGATATCTTATGTTATTATGTCTTCCAGTGGGGTCTTTTTTTTTGGCGGATTTGCAACTGTTAGTGGTGGTTTGCTATGGAGATTAATTTGTTCTATGTTTCTAAGCACCAATAGAGCTTGAGGTTGCTCTTAATATTGACATGAGGTGGTGGTTGGATAGGTTTTATTCCGTTTTAGGCGTTGGTTTCATAATATGGGATGTGGGTGTTGGTTAACAGAGCCAATATAGTGTCGATTTGGTACTGATGAGGTTGCGAGAGACTTTTAAAGGGTGTTTCAGTTGGTGATTATGGTTGATTTGGAGAGGTAGCAATTCGGGAAGAGCGGGGGCATTTGGGGATAGCAAAATTTATAGAATTCGGaatataaacttgggcttgctTGATTAATATGGTTAGGTTTTAACACTCTTGCTATGGGCATAGCATGGGTGAACTTtagaattatatattttttaattgataAGTAAACCTTTTTCCATTTGCTTTTGAAGTATAACATTTCAAATGGGTGTTTTGCAATATTTCAATATGACTCTAGACTACTGCGTCTATATTGTTATTTAAACAACAAAAGTAGAAGAGGTcggtataattttttaaacttgtAGGGAGCTAAGTGAAATTGTTCGACACCCCAggaaaggtttctgaaattatcccatttaGAAGAGATAATATAAGTTGTGCCATAATAATGCGTAAAAGTATTTTTACAGCTAAAATGAAAGTAACTACATTTCCGCTATGTCGGGTTTAAGTCAATAAAGATTTAAATAAGATCGTAGCCGAAGCAGCAAATCAAGACATCAGGCACAATTTAAAGAAAACCTATGTTAGATTGCCTTATAAGAAATCTGAAACTGGACAATTGGCATTAAGAAAATACTACTGTATAATCTACACCAAAATAGTTAACCCTCAACGACAGTAAAAGAACCACAAAAGACTATTAATTTGCACCAAACTAGTAAACCTTCAGACACGGTAAAAGAACCATCATAACTGCGACTGAAGCTGTGTCATAATGCAAGTTCTACTTGTTTAGATAGACAACATAAAATAACAGAAAACCATCATTAATTCTTGTAACCTTGAGTAATGATAGTTCTAGATTTCATAGCTAGATCTATTATCGACAAAACATACATACAACATGCTGTATGATATCAAATTTACCTTAAAACTTGAGccaccttttctctttttctttgctgATGACTGCACTTGAAGCAGATGCATGCGCTGCTTCAGCTTCGGCTAGAAGTTTACGGGTCTCTGTTAGCTTCCTCATAGCAGCCTCATAAACTACCTTCTCTTTCTTGTTTcgaatcaccatttcttctagTTTCTCAACTCTCATCCTTAACTCCTTTACCTCATCTTCATATGCAACAAGAAGACTCCTATCTTCGTTCCTTCCTGCACCATTTGCCATGTTCTGCTGCTTCTTTGTTGATCCACCATTCAGAGTTTCACCGTGCTTTGCAAGTTGGGTATTTATGAGGCTAAAGACATCTGGTTCAGATTCCTCTTGTTCTTTAGCAGCCCTACAAGCTGCTGCAAATTTTTTCTCACGTTTCCTCTTTCCACCCCTACTTCGCTTctttccttgattctctttATCCTTCTTATTTTCCTGATTTTCAACGGCATGATCAAGAGACTGCTTTGGTGGAAGCACTTTAACAGGAATAGGGTCTACAATTCCTTGTCCAGATGCACCTAAACCCATTCCATCCCGATACCCCATGCTTGCCATCATTTTGGAGGCTATACCCCTAGTGTGATTCTCCCACTTAGCAAATATGGCAGTTTCAGTCTGAATGCCTTTTTGTGAGGTCGTTGTTTCCAGAAATCCCAAACCACGGGAGTTATCTTCCCCAGAGTCACTAGAATCAGTTTCTTCTGAGCCTAAATCACTATCTTCTTCATCGCTCACTTCAGCAAATTCTGATAAAGAAAGAGCTCCCACACCAAGCTTTGCAGAGTTTCCATCATCTCGAAAGACAACATGCCCCAGATTGAGCTTCTCATCCCACGATTCTAGTTCAGCTTCTCTCCAGATGCCAAACCTGGCATCTTGCAGTGCCCATATACTTGACCCTGCTAGTGATTGTTCCCATACTGTCGGAATATATTGCTTTAGGGAAGAGATTGGCACATCAACACCTGCAACAACAATTTAGTATAGATGATAGATGACGGAAGCCTAGAAAATATGTTTAAGCAAATTATAAAGAATGCAACTATTTTTAACATCTAGAAAGATAGTCAACTACACAGAATCAGCCATCTGGACACCAGTATGGTAAAGAACATGTAAGACCACAAATACAACCCCTTCTCCTTCCCTCTCTGAAATAGAAAGAGATAAAGGCAAGAGAAGGATAGAAGAAAGCATATATAAGACatgaaagcaagaaaagaagaggaaactATATAAATGAAGGTGGACTGCTCTTAACAAAACACAAATCcacaaaagggcaaaaaaatgAATTCCACCACATTTTCTCCTCCAGCAAGCAGAAAAATGTCTCTCCCATTTCACAAACAAGTGTTGTTAGCTCATTTTATCTGGATGAACTAATCCAAAGTGCTAATGTAGAACTCCTTCCCCATTGAGCTATGACAGATCTATTTCTTGGACTATTATGTTGCAACATACCATGTGATAAGCGGCAACTACTACCAAATCGACACCGTTGCTGTAGAAAGAACTTGCACATCTGCACTTTGGTAGTGTAGGATTAGTAAAATGATGCAACCAAAGCCAGCATATGCTATGGAAAAACTCcaataataaaacaaaaaatgctGAAACCTGTTTTAACAATGCCATAGAGCTTTaagcacatttttcttcttgtggACCTCAAAGAGTTAAAAACTTGGTTGAATTAACTAGGAACAACAATGGGAGAAGAACAAGTATAAAAGTGCAAGTTCCAAAAGTTGCACATCAGTAATTTCTGAGGTATTATCCATATCCCACCATTTGTACTTCCTACTATAGTGATCTCTGTGCATGCCAAATTTGAAGTTCATAACAATCGAAATAGCACCTAATCAGAATAGTGATCTCAAAAAGGCTTTACAAATGTAGACTTACTCACTAGGCGTTAAGAACCTATATTTATCTTTCACTTATCCCAACTCTGAAGTTCAAGAGGATTTAGCAGCAGTATGAATCATGCATCCAAGAATGGGAAGTATACGTTGTAAGAATGAAGGGAAGTGATTAACAGTTGTAAATCTAGAATACAATATATGGTGTAAGTCAAAAGAAAAGATACAGCATAGACTTAAAATTGTTGTCAAACTCATTCTAATAAAGGGTCTGTCTATGCACAGATTTAAAAAAACTCCAATTTAAGCTATATTCATATCATCAAATTTGAAACCATGATAAGTACAAAAAAGGACAAAAGATAGATCAATAAACAGCTTAAACTGAACAAATTTCAAGACAAATTAATCTAACATTAGTGCTCAAACTGCTGAACATCTAGACCTGACTTCCCatgtactctttctatccattCCTATAGACAAGAAAATAGGAGCCATTATGAGTCAAAAAAGGAACTACAAGACAAAGTTATGCATCAGTGCGTATCAAATTTTTTGTCCAATTTAAGGTGCAGTAAAAGACATAATACACAGAAAGATGATACTTTCACAGTGTAATACCAACACACAGCACAAGGAACAACACAAGATTAAGATCTTCAGAACTACTTGGCACCAAAAAtaacaataagaaatacaacCCACTAATTCTATTGGTTTGGTTCATAAGGCCCAGGTTACGTCCAGTGTGGcttgaaatttcaaaacttagttacaattccttttttccctctcttttgtttcaaaaaaaattagaaacatGTCTGCCGGTCTTATACTAAGTAATGTTGAATGCAAATCAGTCTCTAACTGTTGACATATATCTAGCAGTCATCTTTATGGTCCTATACTTGTTTGTTTACAGGTATCCAGTTCAATTTTCTTTAaccatgaaattcaaaatgagCTTCTGTAAGTTAACACATGTAATGAACACCTGGAACCTTGGTAACAAAATTTTACATTGTTACCTCAATGATTTGATCCAGTGTTCTTCACATGTTGGTCCAAAATTCCCTTTTGCTTATGCAATAGAAAAACGCTATTCCCAGATCTCCTGCAGGAGCTTTGGAAGATCATGGAGATCTGATTGACTTGGGAGTTAAAAGCACCAAGCCCATCTTATCTCAAACCACCTCACACAACATTGATATCCTATTCAATTGATTtctttttgattaatttcttttcttgcagtCTCAATTTCTTTACTTCTTTAACTTTAGACACATTCACATCAACTGGAAAATGGAGGCTTTCGTCTGTCTTTCAACTTAGCACCCCACCCCTACTTGGCTCGCCAATTTCATTTTGATAATGAAGCAATAAACTTTAAGTATTCTAAAACAAGATGAGTGGCAAATGTATGTGCTGCAGTATCACCAGTTAACAAGACATTAGTAGCTTGCAACTATATGCTATAGATCATGCAACAAATTTAGCTGCATGGAACCACAGTTCAAATAAGCAAAGATCCCATGGATTCTGGTCAAATCTAGTGCAAGGAGGACTTTATtacttagataaaattattgTAATGTAAAGATGGTAGTTCC
It includes:
- the LOC113704060 gene encoding zinc finger CCCH domain-containing protein 18-like isoform X1, producing MADDDDEKALEEQLELQLQEQRGSLNTLNDALALDPSNAELLAVQAELVQAIADVEEGLLHLKRARLLREADFVLQGPKGHVEDVKVESLDPNDVEVEPVVDQSYSVGSKCRFRHTDGRWYNGLILGLEGSNSAKISFLTPTSESMLMCKFFLQQRCRFGSSCRLSHGVDVPISSLKQYIPTVWEQSLAGSSIWALQDARFGIWREAELESWDEKLNLGHVVFRDDGNSAKLGVGALSLSEFAEVSDEEDSDLGSEETDSSDSGEDNSRGLGFLETTTSQKGIQTETAIFAKWENHTRGIASKMMASMGYRDGMGLGASGQGIVDPIPVKVLPPKQSLDHAVENQENKKDKENQGKKRSRGGKRKREKKFAAACRAAKEQEESEPDVFSLINTQLAKHGETLNGGSTKKQQNMANGAGRNEDRSLLVAYEDEVKELRMRVEKLEEMVIRNKKEKVVYEAAMRKLTETRKLLAEAEAAHASASSAVISKEKEKRWLKF
- the LOC113704060 gene encoding zinc finger CCCH domain-containing protein 18-like isoform X2; this translates as MADDDDEKALEEQLELQLQEQRGSLNTLNDALALDPSNAELLAVQAELVQAIADVEEGLLHLKRARLLREADFVLQGPKGHVEDVKVESLDPNDVEVEPVVDQSYSVGSKCRFRHTDGRWYNGLILGLEGSNSAKISFLTPTSESVDVPISSLKQYIPTVWEQSLAGSSIWALQDARFGIWREAELESWDEKLNLGHVVFRDDGNSAKLGVGALSLSEFAEVSDEEDSDLGSEETDSSDSGEDNSRGLGFLETTTSQKGIQTETAIFAKWENHTRGIASKMMASMGYRDGMGLGASGQGIVDPIPVKVLPPKQSLDHAVENQENKKDKENQGKKRSRGGKRKREKKFAAACRAAKEQEESEPDVFSLINTQLAKHGETLNGGSTKKQQNMANGAGRNEDRSLLVAYEDEVKELRMRVEKLEEMVIRNKKEKVVYEAAMRKLTETRKLLAEAEAAHASASSAVISKEKEKRWLKF